ATTTGCCGAGGTGAAACGCTGACTTCGTCACCTTGGCGGTGATCGGGGCCTCAAGGAAAAAGTCGAGCACGGCGTCAACTCTGGGATCGACGGCGTAGGTCGAGAAGTCGGTCATGCCTTCTTCCGCCAGAACGCTGACGTCGATGAAGAAATTGCCGCTGCAGCTCTTTGCGGGACGAATGAGAATGGCGTGCGCGGCGTCCGCGACGATCTCGGGCTTTCGCGACCGGCGCAGCAGTTCGTCGCCGCCCAGAAGATTGCCGACGGCGGCCGTCGCGATCGCCGTCTCCGGCCAGAGCGAATTCGCGGCGACGCCATCGGCCGCGAGATCCTTTGCGAGGCCGAGCGTCACCAGGCTCATCCCATATTTCGACATCGTGTAGGCGAGATTGGGCGAGAACCATTTCGGGTTCAAATCGAGCGGCGGCGACAGCGTCAGGATGTGCGGATTTTCGGATCGGCGCAGATGCGGCAGCGCCGCCTTGCAGCACAGATAGGTTCCGCGCGCGTTGATCTGATGCATCAGATCGAAGCGCTTCATTTCGAGCGTGTCGATCCCGCGCAGATCTATGGCGCTGGCGTTGTTGACCAGGATGTCGATCCCGCCAAAGCATGAGACGGCCTGACCGACCGCCGCCTCCACCTGATCCTCAAAGCGAATGTCACAAGGGATGGCGAGCGCTTGTCCTCCGGCCGCTTCGATCTCTGCTGCGGCGGTGTAGATCGTGCCAGGGATTCTCGGGTTTTCGGTCACGCTCTTCGCCACGACCACGACATTCGCGCCGTCGCGCGCGGCGCGCATGGCGATGGCGAGTCCGATTCCTCGGCTCGCGCCGCTGATGAAGAGCGTCTTGCCGGCGAGCGAGCGCGTCGTTGTCGGCGTCATCGCGCGCTCCCGCCCGCATTCGTCATGGAAAGCGCGCGCCGCCTCACGCGGCGACCTGCGCCGGGTAGCCCGCTTCGCTGATCGCCTTGGCGAGCGCCTGGGCGTCCTTGGGCGCGGGCGTGACATCGACCTTGCCCGTGGCGAGATCGACCTTGACGTCGGCGTTCGGCTCCACGGCTTGCACCGCCTTGGTGACATGTTTCACGCACATATTGCAGGTCATGTCTTGCACATTGAATGTTGTCATTGCTTCCTCCTTGTTGTCATTTTCCGCCGCTTCCGTTTCGACCGGCGCCGCCTCCGCGCCGGCATCGGCGCTTGCGATAACCGGAGCCTTGAAGCGGCGCAGGCGCAACGCATTGGTCAGCACGAAAACGCTCGATAGCGCCATGGCCGCCGCGCCGAACATCGGCGAGAGCAGCATGCCGTTGACGGGATAGAGCGCGCCCGCCGCGACCGGTATGAGAACGACGTTATAGCCAAACGCCCAGAACAGGTTCTGCTGGATGTTGCGCATCGTCGCGCGCGAGATTGCGAGCGCCGCCGGCACCTTGGCGAGATCGCCCGACATCAGCACCACGTCGGCGGCTTCGATCGCGATGTCGGTTCCCGTGCCGATGGCGATGCCGGCGTCGGCGGCGGCGAGCGCCGGCGCATCGTTCACGCCGTCGCCGACGAAGGCGATCCGGTTGGTCTCGCGCAGGCGCTCGAGCGCCGCGACTTTCCCATCGGGAAGGACGCCGGCGACGACCTCGTCAATTCCGAGTCTCGCGGCGATGGCCTTCGCCGTGCGCGCGTCATCGCCGGTGATCATCGCGGTCTTCACGCCCAGCGAATGAATGGCGTCGATCGCGGCGCGGCTCGTCGGCTTCAGATCGTCGGCGACGGAGAGTATGGCGCCAAGCTTGCCGTCGACCGCGACGTAAAGCGGCGTCTTGCCTTCCTCGGCGAGCCTCTGGGCGTCCTGCGCGAAGGGCGAAGCGTCGAGGCCGAGCGACGCCATGAAGCGCTCGGCGCCAATGGCGACCGTCTTTCGGTCGACGAGTCCCGTGACGCCCATGCCGGCGATCGATTTGAAGTCGGCGCAGGGCGAAAGCGCCAGATCCGCGGCCTTGGCCGCGACCACCAGCGCCGCGCCGACGGGGTGTTCGGACTGCGCCTCGACGCTCGCGGCAAGCCGCAGAAGCTCATTCTCGTTCTTGCCGGGCGTCGCGACGAGATCAGTCAGGCGCGGCTTGCCATAAGTCAGCGTGCCGGTCTTGTCGAAGGCGATGAGGGTCACGTCGCGCAGCGTCTGCAGGGCTTCGCCCTTGCGAAAAAGCACGCCGAGCTCCGCCGCCCGGCCGGTGCCGGTCATGATCGCCGCCGGCGTCGCCAGCCCCATGGCGCAGGGGCAGGCGATAATCAGCACGGCGACCGCGTTGACGAGCGCATAGGTCAGTCGCGGCTCCGGACCGATCAGCATCCAGACGACGAAGGTCAGCGCCGCGACGGCGAAGACAGCGGGAACGAAGACGGCGGTGACGCGGTCGACCATCGCCTGAATCGGCAGCTTGGCGCCCTGCGCCTGCTCGACCATGCGGATGATGCCGGCGAGGGTCGTATCGGCGCCGACGCGGGTGGCGCGAAACGAAAAGGCGCCGGAGCCGTTGACGGTCGCGCCGGTGACGGCGGCGCCCATCCTCTTTGCAACCGGCGTCGGCTCGCCGGTG
Above is a genomic segment from Methylocystis rosea containing:
- a CDS encoding SDR family oxidoreductase yields the protein MTPTTTRSLAGKTLFISGASRGIGLAIAMRAARDGANVVVVAKSVTENPRIPGTIYTAAAEIEAAGGQALAIPCDIRFEDQVEAAVGQAVSCFGGIDILVNNASAIDLRGIDTLEMKRFDLMHQINARGTYLCCKAALPHLRRSENPHILTLSPPLDLNPKWFSPNLAYTMSKYGMSLVTLGLAKDLAADGVAANSLWPETAIATAAVGNLLGGDELLRRSRKPEIVADAAHAILIRPAKSCSGNFFIDVSVLAEEGMTDFSTYAVDPRVDAVLDFFLEAPITAKVTKSAFHLGK
- a CDS encoding heavy metal translocating P-type ATPase, whose amino-acid sequence is MNAQTPLPGGERLDFSVRGMTCASCVSHVEKALARTPGVNAASVNLATERAEVSLAPGASLTQLVKSVSDAGYEAVVETIEIGVGGMTCASCVSHVEKALSAVPGVMEAKVNLATERATVRALAGPGLTDRLRRAISQAGYEPRAIETDSGGADRERLRREEEMRALRFRLIVAATLTAPIFVVEMGGHLIPAVHHWTMGVIGEARIREISFLLASVVLFGPGLVFFLKGIPSLLRRQPDMNALVATGTLSAYLYSVVATFAPQVLPAGSVHVYYEAAVVIVTLILFGRYLEARAKGRTSEAIRALARLQPKTARVERDGATVDVDIDDVRVGDIVLVRPGERIPTDGVVTQGSSHVDESMVTGEPTPVAKRMGAAVTGATVNGSGAFSFRATRVGADTTLAGIIRMVEQAQGAKLPIQAMVDRVTAVFVPAVFAVAALTFVVWMLIGPEPRLTYALVNAVAVLIIACPCAMGLATPAAIMTGTGRAAELGVLFRKGEALQTLRDVTLIAFDKTGTLTYGKPRLTDLVATPGKNENELLRLAASVEAQSEHPVGAALVVAAKAADLALSPCADFKSIAGMGVTGLVDRKTVAIGAERFMASLGLDASPFAQDAQRLAEEGKTPLYVAVDGKLGAILSVADDLKPTSRAAIDAIHSLGVKTAMITGDDARTAKAIAARLGIDEVVAGVLPDGKVAALERLRETNRIAFVGDGVNDAPALAAADAGIAIGTGTDIAIEAADVVLMSGDLAKVPAALAISRATMRNIQQNLFWAFGYNVVLIPVAAGALYPVNGMLLSPMFGAAAMALSSVFVLTNALRLRRFKAPVIASADAGAEAAPVETEAAENDNKEEAMTTFNVQDMTCNMCVKHVTKAVQAVEPNADVKVDLATGKVDVTPAPKDAQALAKAISEAGYPAQVAA